The window GGGAGCTCCAGACGTCTATCGACGTGTTGTCGACAATCGGCGTGCACAAGGAGCGGGTTCTCCCCGTCTTGAGCAAGGTAGACGCCGTAGGCCTCCCGGAGCTCGTCAGGAAGGCCGCGATTCTCAGGAAGCACTTCGCCTTCTTCGCGCCCGTCTCGGCCTTGACGGGCTTCGGCGTCGACACGCTTAAGCTCTTGCTCTTCTGGAAGACGCCGGGCTACGCGATATACGAGGCGAGGCCTCCCGTCGGGGGGCTCGTGCTGGACGGCAAGTCGTATCTGCCGGTCAAGATAAGCGAGGTCAAGCGTTTCGAGAGCTCGTCTCTTAATTTATATACCGAACTGAGGAGAGTTCTGTGAGCGAGGAGAGGCTAAACGCCTACCTCATCATGGTGGAGCGTAGCGTCTCCTTCGAGTTCAACAGCCCCGAATACGGCAAGCTCGCCCGAAAGATGGTGGAGATGCTTTATTCCAGGAAGGAGCAACTCTCGGACGACCGGATAGCTATCTTGATGAACATATCGACCGCCGAGGCCAGGAGGATACTCCAGTTCCTCTCGAAGACGAATATGATAGGGGTCGTCAAGACGACGACTCCGGACTACCGAGTCGAGTACACGTGGTATGTTGACGATGTGGTGATAACGAACGCCATAAAGAAGAGGATAGAGCTCGTCTCCGGGAAGCTGGCCCTCCTCGTGCGGGCCCTGGCCGAGGGGACCTACTACGTCTGCCCGAACTGCCACAGGCGCTACTCGCTCGACGAGGAGCTAGCCTACAACGGCATATGCCCTATATGTAAGGTCCAGCTAATTTATATAAATAATATTGATGAAATAAATAGAGTAACTAAAATCCTCGAAAAACTAGAGAGATATGCGAGTAGTATTTAATATAACCAAGCCGTTTACAAGAGAGATCTTCGTCACGGGCTTCCACGGCGTAGGGATAGTCGGCCACATAGCGGTCAAGCACCTATCGAGGAACTGCGACGTCGTGGGCTACGTGCGCTACAAGAAGATGCCGCCTGTAATCGCCTACGAGGGCGACCGGCTGGCGCTCCAGTCGGAGATATTCTCCTGCGGCAGAGTGGCCGGCGTCGTCAACAACTACGGCCTCGTCGACGAGGCGATGTACGACTTCGTCGAGGCGCTCTCCGACTGGGTCGTCAGAAGCGGGTTCAAACTCGCAGTGCTCTTCGGCGGGCTGGACGGCAGATTTAGGCGGGAGCCCGGCGATCTGTTGAGGATCGCCTACACGTCGTCCTACATAAAGGCCGGCTATCCCCTCGAGGGCAGGCGGCTGGAGCAGGGGTTACAGATAGTTGGCCCTCTAGGGCTTCTCCTGTCCTATTTCGAGATGAGGGGCTTCCCTGCCTTGGTCATCCTGCCCTATGCGGACAAGCCCGCGGATCCCCAGGCGGCCAGCGTCGCCCTCGACCACTTCGGCAAGCTCTTCGACATAAGGATTGACACAGCAGATCTGAGGCAACTGGCCGAGGAGCTGGAGAGGGAATATGCCGAGGTTAAACGCCAGCTTGAGGAGACTAGGAGGGAGGAGTCGCGGTACTATATATAGCGTTTAAAATATTAATTATTTCGTCAATATTATTAACATTAACTATATTTCTTCCATTTATATAATAATTATAAATAATTATTAATTTATATTTTTTCGAGATAAACGCAACGTCGTCGTACAAGGCCTCCGAGGCACCCCAGGATTCGTGCTGGGAGAGGGGATAGACCTCGGCGACCTCCTCCGGGACTATCCCGAATATATCATCTATGAAATAAACATGGATGTATTCCCTAAACTTGCCTAATATTTTATTTAAATATATATACTCCCACGATTTGTTGTACGGCCTGAAATCCACCTTCAACAACACGGCGACAGGCTTGTCGGGATGTCTGTAGTAATGCCTAATCCTCAACCTGTGCCTATACGGCTCAGGCCTTGAGGCGGACGTATCGCCAAAGAAGAGCAGGCCGCTCGGCTCCGGGTGCGTCACCGGGTCGTACTCTTCCACGAGCTTCAGGTACTTCCTCATAATCCTCAACGTATTGTACAACGATCTGTGGGCGCGCGCCTTCTCCTCGAGATATTCCCAAAGCGTCCCCTCATAGATCCTCTGCTTAATCTCAAGGATCTCCTCCCTGAGCATGGCCAGGTTGTGCTCGGCTATGAGCTCCGTCCTCTCCATCTTGGGCATCTCCCTAATCTCCTTGACCGGCTTGTCGCAGAGCTTGGTGCTACAGGGCAGATAGTCCGCCCGCACCTCGTCGAGCCTCACAGTCCTGTCCCTCAACATTATCCTGTCGTCTCTGGCGTACAGCACGTAGGACGCGCTGTCGAATAGGTCCACGCCCGCGGCGACTGCGAAGGGGAGTATCAGCGGGTGGCCCGCGCCGAAGAGGTGCAGAGGCGCCTCCCTCCTTATATTCAGCTTGACCCTCAAGATCATGTCTAAGATCTCGTCGAACCGGTACTCCTCCAGAAGCGTGGTGGGGCTACCCACGGCGTATATGTCGAAGGGTAATGCCGACATGCGCCTGGCGGATCTCGCGAGCAGATCTCCGTAGATCCCGCCTTGTATGGGCCCCACGAGCAACATCCCGCCCAACTCGCCGCGCATCTCCGCGGCTCTCAGAGCTCTTCTCAAGGTCTCCTCTACCTTTATCGAGGCCGAGAAGTACGATTCTTCCGAGTCCATCGGAAGGTCCAACATCACGCCGATATCGCTCCCTATCTCCGACTGGTACCTAAGTATCTCGTCGGGCTCTATATCTACGACGCCGTACCTCATCAACTGGTAGGCGCCCGAGTCGGTCATCACTATGCCGCTCCACCCGAGGAACTTCTTCACATCGATAGGTTCTTTAAAAATACTATATATAAAATATGAATTTGTTATAATATTTTTAAAATATTTATTAATTATACTTAGTTTAAGCTCTTGTTTCTTAGGATCAACTACTGGAAATATAGTTGGAGTCTCCAGCGCGCCGGATTTGGTGTAGAGCCTTCCGATCCTTCCCAGGAGATCCTTCGCCTCTATCTCGAAACTCATTCGCCGCGCTGTCTCTTGACAAACTCCTCATATATCTGCCTAACCCTCTCGGCAAGCGGCCCCGACCCCTCTATACCTATCTCGCTCACTCTGACCTTATCACTGATCAACACTATGTTGGACTCCTCGACGTATTTCACCATCCCTGGGAAGAACTTTTCTGCATATTTGGCAAATGCCCGTAAGTCTATTTCCCTCTCAATAGAATTTATATATATTATATATCTAGACATCAATAATGATTTTGCATATTTATTTCCAGATTTTGTTACAGCATTTATGAGAATTATATTTAGCTGGCTATCAACTGCGTGGAGAACGCCCCTATACTCCTCACCGTTGTGAAGACCTACCACCACCTCCTTCCCCAACAGATTGTTTATCTCTGCAACGAACCTCTTGTTAGCCTCGGCGAGCACCGACATATAGAGGCCAATATATTTAGTTTTAAAGCTTTTATTCTTATTGATACTTTATATTTTATTGAAATATATTATATAAATAAATTAGATTAACTATATTTTTAATAAATAGTTACCAGAGAAGAAGAGGTTAAAACTTTATATTTTCAGCGATTTCGAGACGCCATGTTGCTGAAAGAAACGGTTAGGGATATAGGAAGGCTGGAAGGCCCGTTGAGCAAGATCTGGCTCGTGGGCGATGCGGAGGCCGAATTGGAAATTCCTCTAGATATTTTAAATATAAATCTAAATAAAAATAATACTTTAATAATAAATATAGATAAAAATAAAGATCAAGATTATAAAACTAAATATGATATCTATATGTGGGGAATTCTATATAATAAAAACAATGATATTACCTATATATCTATTGGCGGTCTAATATTTAAAATAAAGCTAAATTTGCCATATAATATAGGTGATAAACTATATATTGGTATCAAGATTAGTTCATAACAACTCTCACGGTCTACTCCTCTCCGATCTATACTAGGCTTATCACTCCCCCCGATCATAACTTCGTGATCTGTCCCTACTGCAGATCGCCCAGAATCGTCATATCGAACGGGGAATATGTGTGCGCTGAGTGCGGTAGCGTTGTGGGGCCCGTCCTCTACGTGCCGCGCCAGAACGTCCAGACCCCCTACGTCATAAGGAAGATCTCTCTCAAGTTCTTGTTGTATAGATTAAATAAAGAAACAATAATATATTCTAATAAAATAAAATATAAAGAAAAAATAAAACAATATATAGAATTATTAGTTAAAGATCTAGAGGCGCCTATCTATGTCTTAGACAACTCTATCAAGATCTTGGAATCTATAGATAAGAGGAAGATCCAAGGCAAGAACCCGAGAGTCGTCGCGGCAACAATATTTTACCTGGTCAGCAATAGATACGGTCTTAGTTACGATAAGGAAAATATAGCTAAAAGATTAAATATAAGTAAATTGAGTATTAGAGATACTGCAGTTTATCTAAGAAAGATATGCAAGGAGCTGCGCTGATCGGGTTGGTTAGACTGATAGAGCTGGGCTACATAGATGAGAACGACAAAATAGCTAGATATAAAGATGATATAATTAATATAATATCAAGAATATATTCGAGAAATATAGATAAAACTATTTATTTAAGATATAAACTTTTTTATAAATTGACTAAAGATCGTTCCGCAGCGCTTTACTACCTCATGAAGTCGCTCAATATAGATAATCTACATAATTTATTAATTAATAAAAATATTGAAGATATTCTATTAATTCCTGGGAAATATATATATATAACTACTAAATTTGGTAAACGAAGGATCAATATATACGCTACCGGCGATTTAGTCGCCCGGTTCCTCTCGCTGGCTAAGGCGAAGGGCTATAGGCTTCTTCAGTCCAACCCGTCTTTTAGATACGGCCTAGCGCTTGGCCCGTTGCGGCTCAGGATCTCCGTGGACCTTCCTCCAATAGTCTCAGCGCCGCATATATATATTAGGGTACATAGGGGCGTTAAAACTCTTAACGATTTGGCTCTAGACGGATTTTTAAATAGGGATCATATTGCAACAATAAGGAGAGAGGTTTTTGTGAATCGCAGAGATCTCGTAGTCGCGGGGCCTCCGGGTAGTGGAAAGACGACGTTGTTGCAGGCAATAGATCTAGAACTGCCTCATTGGCTACAGAGGGTATACATAGACGAGGCCGATGAGTTTGTCGATCTGCCTATTCTTAATCAAATAAAAATAAATTCTTTAAATAAATTAAAGGAAATATTTACTTCTATGAATAGGAATATAGATTTATTTATAATAGGAGAGCTTCAATACCCAGAACACTTCGAGGCCTACAGATCTGCGCGTAGTATAGGCCTACAGAGCTTCGGCACAATGCACGCAACCGATTTGGAGAAGGCGAAGAAGAGATTGGTTGAAGCGAATATAGATCTAGAAAATATAGTTATAATACAACTTAAAAAGAAATATAAAAATAAAATTATTAGATATATAGATGAAATATATGTTGGATGAGCTAATAAATATAAAAATAAAGAAAGTTCTCGAGAAGGAGTATAACAAGTTTGTCATTGTTAACGGCGCCATACTTTTACTAGGAATTCTATCGATTGGATTATCTTTCTTTTTATATAATTTAATTTACATATCTTTATTTCTTTTTTTAATTTATCTATTTATACTATATTTAAGCTTAATTAGGTTAAGGAATAGAATAAGAGCTCTCGTGAATAGGGCCTTGTCGGTCAAGGAATTTAAGGAGTATCTGAAGGATGTGCTCGGCGAATATACGTATGGCCTAGACTACATAAAGTTGCTAGAGGCTGAGGAGATCCGCGTGTTGTCCGATATCGAGGACTTCGAGGAGAGGAGGATGCGGGCGTCCAGCGGCCTGTATAGGGCTATGCTGTCCGGGATGAAGTCGAGGATCTTGGCATCCTCGCTCGCCGGAGTATCGGCTGGCGTCGTGATGTCGGTAGTAGTCCCTATCGGTCTGGCGATCAAAATAGTGATATTGGCTATGCTTATGGCGTCGATGTACTACGTATATAGAATTGTTTCTTTATAAAAGGGGGTTATTGTTGGAGCTTAGTCGAACTTAGTCTCGCTCTTGCTCTCCTCCTCTTCCTTCTTCTCGCCCTTCTTCTCCTCCTTCTCGAGCTTCGAGGCCGCTATTATTTCGTCTATTCTGAGTATCATCGAGGCGGCCTCCACGGCGACCTTGAAGGCGTTTACCTTAACCGACAGCGGCTCTATCAAGCCCAGCGACACCATGTCGACTACCTTGCCCTGATAAACGTCTAGGCCGTACTTCCAGCCGTCGGCCTGCTCGTGTTTGTGCCTCAGCTCGGTGAGTATATCCACGGCGTCGAGGCCGGCGTTCTCCGCAAGCGCCTTGGGTATGGACTCCAGCGCGTTGGCGAAGGCCTCTATCGCGTACTGCTCTCTGCCTCCTATCTTGGTGGCGAACGCCCTGACCGCCTTCGCCGCCTCGACCTCGGGAGCGCCTCCGGCTGGCAGTATGAAGGGCTCCTCCACCACGTCCGCGACCACGGACAACGCGTCGTCTAGGTTGCGCTCGGCTTCGTCCACAAGCCTCTCGAAGCCGCCTCTGATCAATATCGACACGGCCTTGGGGTTCTTGCACTGCTCCACGAATACCATCTTCTCGTCGCCGACGCGCCTCTCCTCGACCAGCCCGGCGAAGCCCAGATCCGCCTCGGACAGATCCTCTATGCTGGTGACCAGCCTAGCGCCCGTGGCTCTGACCAGCTTCTCTATGTCGGAGCGCTTCACGCGCCTCACGGCCAGTATCCCGGCCTTCGCCAGGTAGTACTGAGCGATGTCGTCTATGCCCTTGGTGGTGAACAGCACGTTGACGCCAGCGGCCTTCAGCTTGTCCACATAGCCCTTGAGTATCGTCTCCTCCTCCTCTAGGAACGCCCTCATCTGGGTGGGGTCGTTGATCCTGATCTCGGCGTCTATCTCAGGCTTCTCGACCTCCAGAGGGGCGTCGAGGAGGGCTATCTTGGCGTTCACCACGCGCTTCGGCATAGCCGGGTGCACCACCTCCTTGTCCACAACTATGCCGTAGACCAGCTGGGTGTCGAGGAGGGAGCCGCCGTGCTTCTTGACGAGCTGGACGTTGTCCAGGTCGGCGACCCAACGGTCGCCCCTCTGCTCCGCTATCTGTAGAATGGCCTTCACGGCCAGATCGGCGAAGTAATCCTTCACGGTCTCGGAGATCTTGCCGCCCATAGCCGTGGTGGCTATTTTCTTCAACATCTCGGCATCTGTGCGGTTGACCGGAACGGCGACCTTGCGCAGATGCTCCACGGCCACGTCGAGGGCCTTCTTAAAGCCCGACACGACGACTGTCGGGTGTATGTTCTTCTCCAACAGCTTCTCGGCCTCGTCTAGCAGAGCCCCTGCCAACACCACAGCTGTGGTAGTGCCGTCGCCGGCCTCCTCCTCCTGCGACTTGGATATCTCGACCAAGAGCTTCGCTATGGGGTGCTGGACGTCCATTTCGTCGAGTATGGTTGCGCCGTCGTTCGTTATGGTTATATCCCCTAGCGAGTCTATGAGCATCTTGTCCATGCCTTTAGGCCCTAACGTGGTCCTCAACACCTCGGCGACAGCCCTCGCTATCATTATGTTTAGCCTCATCGCCTCCTTGCCGAACGCCCTCTGGGTACCCTCCTTGAATATCAGAACGGGCACTCCGCCTATCTGCGTCAAATATGCGGTTTGGGAGCTCATGGGTTTTACGAATTTCGCGTATATAAAAACTTTTCCTAATTACGGCAGTATAGGCCTCGACCAGAACGGCGGAGGTCCGCGCACTCGGCGTAAAGTATTTTTAAGGCCTTGTTCGTGGCCCTTCAATGGGCAGGGTGAAACCGCGTTACATAAAATCTTTGGCGGCGAAGCTCTTGGAGATGTACCCGGATAAATTCACTGACAGCTTTGAGGAGAACAAAAAGGCGGTGGCAGAGCTGGCCGATCTGCAGAGCAAGAGGGTCAGGAACAGAGTAGCTGGCTACATAACGAGGATCGTCAAGGCTAGGAAGATGTCCCAGAAACGGGAAGAGGTGCCGGCTACATCGCCATGACGCTTAATAAGGGCGACTATATACTGTTCGACTACACCGTTGTGGTCAAGGACGACAACAAGGTGATAGAGACGACTAACGAGGCGACGGCCAAGGAGGCGGGCATCTACAGACCTGAGGAAGTCTACGAGCCCCGACTTGTGATACTCGGCGAGACCAAGCTCTGGGAGCCTCTCGAGAACGCTCTCTTGAACGCAGACGAGGGCAAAGACGTTGAGGTCGAGATCCCGCCGGAAAAGGCCTATGGACAGCGGGATCTCAGCAAGATAAAGATACTATCCATAAGGGAATTCCACAGACACGGCATAGTGCCTCGCGTGGACGACGTGGTGGAGATAGAGGGGAATAGGGCTAGAGTTATCTCCATCTCTGGCGGCAGGGTCACGCTCGACTTCAATCATCCCCTTGCCGGCAAGACGTTGGTGGTTAGAGGCAAGGTGGTGAGGAAGCTGACGTCCAACGAAGAGAAGATCGTCTATCTGATAAGGCAGTATATGCCCAGGATACCTCCCGACAAGATCTCGGTATCCTTCTCGCAAGATGGCTCCGAGGCCCAAGTGAGGTTGCCCGCCGAGGTTCTACTCTACGAGAAAATTGGGAATATACTGCTTCAAGCGGCGTCGGAGATAGGTAGCAGATTCGCCGAATTGAAGAAAGTAAATTTCGTGGAGGAGGTAGAGCTCAAGAGATAAAAGAGGATCTCCAATCCTGTTTATGACTACCACCGTGGGTATAAAGGCTCGCGACGGAGTCGTCTTGGCGACCGATAAAAGAGTGACCGCCGGATACTACATAGCTCATAAACGCGGCGAGAAGATCTGGAAAATCGACGAGCATGTAGCCGCCACCATGAGCGGGGGAGTGGCGGATCTCCAGGGGCTGTTGAGCACGCTCACAATATTGGCTAGAGACTACAAGACGGAGCACAGGAGGCCTATACCTGTAAAGACCTTGGTCAACTACGCCTCTCTACTCCTCTTCTACTCGCGGCCGGTGATATACATCGTCCATTCGATCTTCGGCGGCTTTGATGACGAGGGACCCCAGCTGTATATGCTCGACTGGCTGGGCAGCTACAGCGAGGAGCGCTATATCTCCACGGGGAGCGGCTCGCCCTACGCCATGGGCGTACTGGAGGTGGGCTATAGGGAGGACATGACCGTCGACGAGGCCGTGAAGCTGGCCGAAAACGCGGTGAAGGCGGCCATGAGGAACGACCCAGGCTCCGGCGAGGGAATTGATATAGTGACCATAACTAAGGACGGCTTTAGACGGGTGTTCTCGGCCAGGCAGAGGGTGACAGTCGCCGAATAGAAAAATATATAAGACCATAGTGGGGGCTAGGCCGTGGCGCATTCTTTAGATATCGAATCTAAAATCAAAGAGATTCTGTCGAGCGTCGAGGTATCTAAGGTAGAGGTTGAGGGACCATCTATCTGTGTTTACGTCAAGAATCCTGCTAATTTAAGCAATGAAGAAGTCGCCGAGTTGGCAAAGACCCTTAAAAAAAGGATAGTAGTTAGGAGCGACTCGGCGGCGCGGCTGTCGAAGAAAGATGCTGAGAAGGTAATCCTCTCCCTCGCCCCTGATCTGGTAGAGCACGTGTATTTCGAGGACGTGGGGGACGTCTACATATACCTCTCCAAGGCGGTGCCCGAGAGGGACTTCAAGAAGCTCGCCAGAGAGATCTTCTCGTCGACTGGCTGGCGCGCCATAATAGAGATGGGGGTGCCCAGCATGATGAAACTGCCCTCCAAGGACATAGTGGACGTCAGGACGATCTACCACAGCGCCTACGACAAGAGGGCCGCGATGATGAGGGAGTTGGGGGCCAGGATACACCACGAGCCCGTTGTGAAGGAGGGACCCATAACCGTCTCGTTCCTCGGGGCGTCTATGGAGGTTGGCCGGAGCGCTATACTGGTCGATACCACCGAGAGCAAGGTGCTCCTGGACTGCGGCCTCAAGCCGTCGCAGTACGAGGAGGAGTTCCCGCTACTGGAGCAGGTAGACCTAGACTCCCTCGACGCCGTCGTGCTGTCGCACGCGCACATGGACCACGTAGGTTGCCTCCCCTACCTCTACAAGTACGGATATAGAGGCCCTGTATACATGACCGACCCCACTAAATATCTGACTTACATACTTTTGACAGACTATGTCGAGTTGAAGGAGCGCGAGGGGCAAATCCCGCCGTATACCAAAAGCGATATAGAGACTCTTATGTACCACATAATCACGTTAGACTACGAGGAGGTGACGGACATAGCGCCGGACATAAAGCTGACCCTATACGATGCCGGCCACGAGATAGGATCGGCCTTAGTACATCTACATATAGGCAACGGGCGCTATAATATATTGTATACAGGCGATTTCAAGTTCGGGAGGACGAATCTTCTGAATAAGGCCGTGAATAAGTTCAAGCGCGTGGAGATGTTGATAATGGAGTCCACATACGGCGGCCGCGACGACGTCCAGCCGCCTAGAGTCGAGGCGGAGAACACCTTAGTTAAGGCAATTACCGAGACCATAGAGAACAGAGGCAAGGTCCTCATACCGGCCTTCAGCACAGGCAGAGCGCAAGAGATCCTCTACATACTAAATAGAGAGATTAACAGAGGGAACTTGAAGAGAGTGCCTATATACGTCGACGGCATGATAGTAGAAACCCTAAATGCGTATCTGATGTACCCGCACTTCTTGAACCGAGAGGTGGCGGAGGAGATCTACGGAGGCGTGAACCCCTTCACGTCGTCCGGTAGCATAGAGGTGGTGGAGAGGGCCAAAAGGATAGAGGACAGGATAAACCAAATAGCGCGCATAACGCAAGACGAGAGGCCCGGCGTAATAATAGCCCCCCACGGCATGCTTAACGGCGGACCTATACTCGACTATTTCGTGCACCTAGCCCCCGATCCAGCCAATAAGCTGATCTTCGTCTCCTACCAGGCCGAGAACACATTGGGGCGGCGCATCCTCAACGGCGAGAAGGACTTCATAGTCAGGAGCATATCCATGGGGGAGACCAAGGTATCCATGAGGATGGGCGTCGTGTCGATACCCGGCTTCTCGGGCCACAGCGACCGGAGAGAGCTTATGAAATACGTGGAGACAGTAGAGCCCAGACCGCGTAAGGTCGTCTTAATACACGGCGAGCCTTCCAAGATAGTCAGCCTGGCCACCTCCATAGAACTGCGTTATAAGATAACCACAGTAATACCTAGGGTAGGCGAGAGGATAAGGGCTCTCTGATAGCCCGACCGCTTCGTGCGGCCCTAGAATAGGGTCGATCCGCCCCCGCTGAGCCCCGGAGCGGCGATCGCCCTGGAGAAATCCTTAAATATCCGGTGTGGGGCCGACGCCATGTCAAGTGACATGTCGAAATGCCTAGCCACACTAGGCGCGACGCTCCAAGACTCCATAGGGAAGAGGGTGTTGGTGAAGTTGAGGGATGGGTACGAGATAAGGGGCATTCTAAAGTCCTTCGATCAACACGTTAATCTACTGCTTGAGGATGCCGAGGAGGTCATCGATAATGTGATATTGAAAAGAGGCACCATGGTCGTGAGAGGGGAAAACGTCCTCTTCGTCTCGCCGACATGAAGGGCACGCCCTCGATGGGGAAGCACAGCAGGGGCAAGACGCACATACGCTGTCCTAGGTGCGGACGCCACTCCTACAACGTGTCCAAGGGATATTGCGCAAGTTGCGGCTGGGGCCGCTCGCGGAGGCTTCGTAGATACAACTGGGCTAAGTAGCTCTACCGATCCGGCCGCGATCTCGGAGATCGCTCCGCCGCCGACGTCAGTTTTCTGATCTCGGCCAGTTGCCACTCGAGGATTTCCCGAGGCAACGAGCCTTGTCTGAACAGCTCTGCGAACTCCTCCAGACATCTCAGAAGCGGCTGCATAGATAAATACGGACTATAATAATGTGGAGCTTGAGTTCTGGCTCCTCGACATAACGTACTCGATCGCTGGAGGGGTGCCGGAGATTAGGATGTTCGGAATTACCAAGGACGGCGAGCGCGTCGTGGTGGCGGACAGAGGGTTTAGGCCTTATTTTTACGTAAAGGGCAATCCGTCCAATCTGAGACAAGCTTTAGCCAAAGTAGCTCCTGTAGAGGCGGTGGAGGCGGTCGAGAGGAAGTATTTCGGCAAGCCTGTCAAGCTGT of the Thermoproteus uzoniensis 768-20 genome contains:
- a CDS encoding transcription factor, giving the protein MVERSVSFEFNSPEYGKLARKMVEMLYSRKEQLSDDRIAILMNISTAEARRILQFLSKTNMIGVVKTTTPDYRVEYTWYVDDVVITNAIKKRIELVSGKLALLVRALAEGTYYVCPNCHRRYSLDEELAYNGICPICKVQLIYINNIDEINRVTKILEKLERYASSI
- a CDS encoding proteasome assembly chaperone family protein, yielding MRVVFNITKPFTREIFVTGFHGVGIVGHIAVKHLSRNCDVVGYVRYKKMPPVIAYEGDRLALQSEIFSCGRVAGVVNNYGLVDEAMYDFVEALSDWVVRSGFKLAVLFGGLDGRFRREPGDLLRIAYTSSYIKAGYPLEGRRLEQGLQIVGPLGLLLSYFEMRGFPALVILPYADKPADPQAASVALDHFGKLFDIRIDTADLRQLAEELEREYAEVKRQLEETRREESRYYI
- the tgtA gene encoding tRNA guanosine(15) transglycosylase TgtA — its product is MSFEIEAKDLLGRIGRLYTKSGALETPTIFPVVDPKKQELKLSIINKYFKNIITNSYFIYSIFKEPIDVKKFLGWSGIVMTDSGAYQLMRYGVVDIEPDEILRYQSEIGSDIGVMLDLPMDSEESYFSASIKVEETLRRALRAAEMRGELGGMLLVGPIQGGIYGDLLARSARRMSALPFDIYAVGSPTTLLEEYRFDEILDMILRVKLNIRREAPLHLFGAGHPLILPFAVAAGVDLFDSASYVLYARDDRIMLRDRTVRLDEVRADYLPCSTKLCDKPVKEIREMPKMERTELIAEHNLAMLREEILEIKQRIYEGTLWEYLEEKARAHRSLYNTLRIMRKYLKLVEEYDPVTHPEPSGLLFFGDTSASRPEPYRHRLRIRHYYRHPDKPVAVLLKVDFRPYNKSWEYIYLNKILGKFREYIHVYFIDDIFGIVPEEVAEVYPLSQHESWGASEALYDDVAFISKKYKLIIIYNYYINGRNIVNVNNIDEIINILNAIYSTATPPS
- a CDS encoding Lsm family RNA-binding protein, with protein sequence MSVLAEANKRFVAEINNLLGKEVVVGLHNGEEYRGVLHAVDSQLNIILINAVTKSGNKYAKSLLMSRYIIYINSIEREIDLRAFAKYAEKFFPGMVKYVEESNIVLISDKVRVSEIGIEGSGPLAERVRQIYEEFVKRQRGE
- a CDS encoding TFIIB-type zinc ribbon-containing protein gives rise to the protein MICPYCRSPRIVISNGEYVCAECGSVVGPVLYVPRQNVQTPYVIRKISLKFLLYRLNKETIIYSNKIKYKEKIKQYIELLVKDLEAPIYVLDNSIKILESIDKRKIQGKNPRVVAATIFYLVSNRYGLSYDKENIAKRLNISKLSIRDTAVYLRKICKELR
- a CDS encoding ATPase, T2SS/T4P/T4SS family codes for the protein MQGAALIGLVRLIELGYIDENDKIARYKDDIINIISRIYSRNIDKTIYLRYKLFYKLTKDRSAALYYLMKSLNIDNLHNLLINKNIEDILLIPGKYIYITTKFGKRRINIYATGDLVARFLSLAKAKGYRLLQSNPSFRYGLALGPLRLRISVDLPPIVSAPHIYIRVHRGVKTLNDLALDGFLNRDHIATIRREVFVNRRDLVVAGPPGSGKTTLLQAIDLELPHWLQRVYIDEADEFVDLPILNQIKINSLNKLKEIFTSMNRNIDLFIIGELQYPEHFEAYRSARSIGLQSFGTMHATDLEKAKKRLVEANIDLENIVIIQLKKKYKNKIIRYIDEIYVG
- the thsB gene encoding thermosome subunit beta, which produces MSSQTAYLTQIGGVPVLIFKEGTQRAFGKEAMRLNIMIARAVAEVLRTTLGPKGMDKMLIDSLGDITITNDGATILDEMDVQHPIAKLLVEISKSQEEEAGDGTTTAVVLAGALLDEAEKLLEKNIHPTVVVSGFKKALDVAVEHLRKVAVPVNRTDAEMLKKIATTAMGGKISETVKDYFADLAVKAILQIAEQRGDRWVADLDNVQLVKKHGGSLLDTQLVYGIVVDKEVVHPAMPKRVVNAKIALLDAPLEVEKPEIDAEIRINDPTQMRAFLEEEETILKGYVDKLKAAGVNVLFTTKGIDDIAQYYLAKAGILAVRRVKRSDIEKLVRATGARLVTSIEDLSEADLGFAGLVEERRVGDEKMVFVEQCKNPKAVSILIRGGFERLVDEAERNLDDALSVVADVVEEPFILPAGGAPEVEAAKAVRAFATKIGGREQYAIEAFANALESIPKALAENAGLDAVDILTELRHKHEQADGWKYGLDVYQGKVVDMVSLGLIEPLSVKVNAFKVAVEAASMILRIDEIIAASKLEKEEKKGEKKEEEESKSETKFD
- a CDS encoding 30S ribosomal protein S17e, with translation MGRVKPRYIKSLAAKLLEMYPDKFTDSFEENKKAVAELADLQSKRVRNRVAGYITRIVKARKMSQKREEVPATSP
- a CDS encoding peptidylprolyl isomerase, which codes for MTLNKGDYILFDYTVVVKDDNKVIETTNEATAKEAGIYRPEEVYEPRLVILGETKLWEPLENALLNADEGKDVEVEIPPEKAYGQRDLSKIKILSIREFHRHGIVPRVDDVVEIEGNRARVISISGGRVTLDFNHPLAGKTLVVRGKVVRKLTSNEEKIVYLIRQYMPRIPPDKISVSFSQDGSEAQVRLPAEVLLYEKIGNILLQAASEIGSRFAELKKVNFVEEVELKR
- a CDS encoding proteasome subunit beta, with the translated sequence MTTTVGIKARDGVVLATDKRVTAGYYIAHKRGEKIWKIDEHVAATMSGGVADLQGLLSTLTILARDYKTEHRRPIPVKTLVNYASLLLFYSRPVIYIVHSIFGGFDDEGPQLYMLDWLGSYSEERYISTGSGSPYAMGVLEVGYREDMTVDEAVKLAENAVKAAMRNDPGSGEGIDIVTITKDGFRRVFSARQRVTVAE